The Candidatus Thermoplasmatota archaeon region ATCAGTCGCTTCCATTGAGATGATTGATATGATGCATCGGGTTTTTTCCACGTTTCTCTCAGATGCTGGTACAATCCTTTGGTCATTTGAAATCTGAAAAGCAAACTCTTATATAACCATTTGGATGCCGAGCTCTCAGTGACTATGATTTTCAGGGCGATTTATACAACATGCTCGGTGGTATTACAGCATGGAAAGATGCAGGATTTCCTGTTGTGAATTCTCTGTCTATTATTGAATAGGGATATGTAGCCTAAGAAGTATTTCAAAAGAAGGCGTGCTGAAATATTTTGGTGTGCGTACAAAGAAATATATTTCATATTCAGTAGCATCTGTCTCAGGAGCTATACTGGCAGTATGCAGTTGCACTATATTGCCGTTGTTTGCTGGAATATATAAGAGAGGAGCAGGTATAGGCCCAGCAATAAACATCCTCGAGGAAGCTGTTGATTTCCTGGTGGAACGTGTGGCAAATCTTGCGAAAGGTTTAAATATTATTTTATATTCCATAAATATGAGAAATCTCATAATTTCAAAATTTAATAGAATGGAAACATCGAATCAAATGAGGGGCGATGCAAAATGAACGAAATAAAAAAAGTCGAGAATAATGTCAAAAATGTTTTGAACCACTGGGGGTTTGAGGAACTGAGTTCTTCTATATATACTGCTCTTGCCATCTCCGGCAAACCATTGACAGCAAGGGAGATATCGAAACACATAGATTATGCCTACTCTACAACCATCAACGCACTGAATAACCTCATAAAACTGGGCTATATCCAAAAGATGAGGGATGGAAGAAAGAACGTTTATGCTGCGAATACCGATTTTGTAGAT contains the following coding sequences:
- a CDS encoding helix-turn-helix domain-containing protein gives rise to the protein MNEIKKVENNVKNVLNHWGFEELSSSIYTALAISGKPLTAREISKHIDYAYSTTINALNNLIKLGYIQKMRDGRKNVYAANTDFVDIIHGERNRLFSLLRETSDEIHKLKSSYKRKLGGVLKMIENAIHYLEKTKKFEE